CAGTCAACAATCACTCGAACGGCCAGCCTGTACGGCGGCAACGCTGGCCTGACCCCACGACCCGACGAAGCTCTTTGAACCTTCTGTTTAAAAAAAGAGTTTCACAGCAAAATAAAATTATTTAACGACAGCGACGGAGCCTTTAAAGCCTCCTATTTTTTGCTGGATTGTTATAAAAAAGAACTTCAAAAAGCGGCACGAAGTTCAAACAGAGCGGTCCACACTGGCAATGAAGATCTGTTACCAGGAGGCAGACTCTCCAGGTCGCTGCCTGAGAATTAAGAAGGCATATGTGCTCCTTGCCTTGCGAGGTGCACGAATTCCACAACGGAAGATCAACAGATACAACATCTGATGGCCTTCCGACTCGGATCTCCGCGATCCGAGGCACTGCGGCCCTTAAGCTGCATCACGATCTCACTCGAGATCACCACACCACTCACCGGATATCGGCCTCCTACGGGTGGCTGCTTGCTTCGAGGTAGAACTGCATGAGCATCGTCTCCAACTCGATCATCAACGCGGACGCCGAAGCCCGCTATCTGAGTCCAGGAGAACTGGACCAGATCAAGGCGTTCGTCAGCGGAGGCCAACGTCGCCTGCGAGTCGCTCAGGTTCTCAGCGAGAGCCGTGAGCGCATCGTTAAGACTGCAGGTGGACAGCTCTTTCAGAAGCGCCCTGATGTCATCTCTCCTGGCGGCAATGCCTACGGAGAAGCCATGACCGCAACATGTCTGCGGGATATGGATTACTACCTCCGTCTCGTGACCTACGGCGTCGTCGCTGGTGACGTGACCCCGATCGAAGAGATCGGAGTGATTGGAGCCCGTGAGCTCTACCGATCACTCGGCACTCCCCTCGAGGCCATGGCAGAAGCCGTTCGTGAGATGAAAACGGTGGCAATGGGCATCCTTAGTGGTGCTGATGCCGAAGAAGCCGGCTTCTACTTCGACTACGTGGTGGGCGCTCTCGCCTGATCACCGGAACCAACGCCCCTTCACGTCACACCTGAGTCCATGCAAGACGCGATCACCAACGTCATCAACAAGTCCGACGTCCAAGGTCTCTACCTGGATACGGCATCCATGACCAACCTCGAGAGCTACTTCGCCAGCGGTGAGCTGCGCGTGAAGGCTGCCGCAACAATCAGTGCGAATGCTTCCGCCATCATTCGCGACGCTGTGGCTAAGGCGCTGTTGTACTCGGACATCACCCGTCCTGGCGGCAACATGTACACCACCCGCCGCTATGCAGCCTGTATCCGTGATCTGGATTACTACCTGCGCTACTCCACCTACGCCATGCTCGCCGGCGACACCTCCATTCTCGACGAGCGAGTCCTTAACGGTCTGAAAGAGACCTACAATTCCCTTGGTGTCCCGATTGGAGCAACAGTGCAGGCCATTCAGGCCATGAAGGAAGTCACCGCATCCCTGGTCGGCCCTGATGCAGGACAGGAAATGGGTGTGTACTTCGACTACATCTGTTCCGGTCTCGGCAACTGAGCCCCATGCGGTTGTTCAAAGTCACCGCTTGCATCCCCAGCCCTGAGAAGGTGCGGACGCAGCGCGAATTGCAGAACACTTTCTTTACCAAGTGGGTTCCTTACAACAGCTGGTTCGCTGAACAACAGCGCATCCAGAAGCAGGGTGGTCGCATCATCAAGGTGGAACTCTGCACCGGCGGGCAACAAGTCAACGTCGGGAACTAAATCAAATTCAAAGGTGTGTTCAAACCCGGCCTCTGGTCGGGTTTTTTGTTGAGCTCCCTTGGCAAACCGCCCTAAGGACGGCTCAATACATGCAACACCTCCGATCGTTTTGAGCAGCCCCACCGTGATCTCCAAAAGGAGTCGATCCTCACGTCAGGGCACCCTGCGGGAACGTCAAAAGACTGCGTCTGAATCCAAGCCTCTCTGGGAGCGTTGTCTCCCGCTTGACTGGTCACTCTGGCCTGCTGAAGCCCGTCTGCTGCTCACACTCACGGCCATTTGGAGCCTGGCTGGTCTGTTAGTGCTCGCATCAGCCAGCTGGTGGGTTGCGGCCCGAGAACAAGGAGAGGGTGCTTATTACGTCAAAAGGCAGCTGGTTTGGATGGCAGCCAGCTGGAGCCTGATGTCATTCACCGCATCGATCAATCTGCGGCGCTGGCTGAAACTCGCGGGGCCCGCACTCTGGATTGGCTGCCTGTTGATCGCAGCGACCCTTGTCATGGGAACCACCGTGAATGGAGCCAGCCGATGGCTGGTGATCGGCCCGATTCAAATTCAGCCTTCCGAGCTCGTGAAACCGTTTGTAGTGCTCCAAGCAGCAAACCTCTTCGCACACTGGAAACGGACTGGGCTCGATCAGAAACTGCTGTGGCTCGGGAGTTTCGGGATTCTGGTGTTACTGATTCTCAAGCAACCCAACCTGAGCACTGCTGCCTTAAGTGGCCTTCTGATCTGGCTGATGGCCTTTTCAGCAGGATTGCCACTCTTCCAACTGTTCGGAACGGCAATTGGAGGAGCACTACTGGGCACGGCCAGCATCCTGATTAATGAATATCAGCGTCTACGCGTGATCTCCTTTCTGAATCCCTGGAAGGATCCGCAGGGTGATGGATACCAACTGATTCAAAGCTTGCTGGCGATCGGCTCGGGCGGAATTTTCGGCCAAGGATTTGGGCTCTCCACCCAGAAACTTCAATATCTGCCGATTCAGAGCACCGACTTCATCTTTGCGGTCTACGCCGAAGAATTTGGACTGGTGGGGTCCTTGCTACTGCTTCTCTTCCTAATGTTGATAGGCTATTTGGGGCTGCGCGTTGCCCTCCGATGCCGAAGCAATCAGGCCAGGCTCGTTGCCATCGGTTGCGCGGCACTCCTTGTAGGCCAGTCGCTGATGAACGTGGCAGTGGCATCGGGAGCGATGCCGACCACCGGGCTGCCACTGCCGCTGGTGAGCTACGGAGGCAACTCACTGCTCTCAAGTCTGATGATCGTTGGACTTCTGATCCGCTGCTCTCTGGAATCCACAGGGTTGATCGGTGGGCGGGGCCAAGCTCAACGACTGGTATCTGATCGACGCCGTCCACGTCCAAATCGATAGGCTGAACTCGGTGTTTTTCTGAACCAGCTTCACCATCGCCTTCCTCGACCTGGCACTGTCCGATCTGGCCCGAAGCGGTGAAGACCTGCTGAATCATGCACTCCAGCAGCCTGGACCACTCAGTCTTGGTGCCGTTTTGGTCGTTGGTGCCCTCACCAGTCTTGGACCGTGCTCCCTGTCACTGCTGCCGGTAACACTGGCCTACCTCGCCGGATTTGAAAGCGAACAACCTGGTTGGAAACGCAGCCTTGCTTTCTGCGGAGGCATCGTCGGGGCTCTGGTGATGCTGGGCAGCTTGAGCGGGCTGCTGGGAGGTATTTACGGGCAGGTGCCTGGACTCATTCCCACTCTGGTGGCCTTGCTGGCTGTGGTGATGGGGCTCAATCTGCTTGGTGTCGTGCGGCTGCCCCTGCCAGCAGGTCCCGATCCCAATGCATGGAGTCGCAAGGTGCCCGCACCGCTGGCGCCAATTGCGGCTGGTCTGGCATTCGGCCTTGCGGCTTCTCCATGCACCACCCCGGTGTTGGCAGTTTTATTGGGCTGGATTGCCAGCAGTGGCAATGCAATCACAGGCTTGCTTTATCTCAGCAGCTTTGGAATCGGCCAGGTGCTGCCGTTGCTGCTTGCGGGGAGCATGGCGGCGTCGCTTCCCAAGCTCATGGCGATGCGCTCGATCAGTCAGTGGATCCCCAGCATCAGTGGTGTCGTGCTACTCACGATCGGCACGCTCACCCTGCTGACGAGGCTGGTCTAAGCATGCGTTTGCTCAAACGACTGCTGGCACTGCTCTCGAGCCTTCGCCTGGCCATTCTGCTGCTGCTGTTCATTGCTGTGGCCAGCGCAGTGGGCACGATCATCCCCCAACAGGAAGCACCTGAGCTCTACCTGGAGCGCTTCAATGCCGACCCATGGCTGGGATTGATCAACGGAAACCTGATGCTGCAAGTGCAGCTCAATCACGTCTATTCCAGCATCTGGTTTCTCTCGCTGTTGGCACTGCTCGGGCTGGCACTCATCTTGTGTAGCTGGAGACGTCAGTGGCCGTCACTGAAAGCAGCTCTGCGCTGGACTGATTACTCCCGCCCACGCCAACTCAGCAAACTGGCCTTGGCCGAGACTCTCACCTGCAGCGACAGCAGCGCCGCACTGAATGACCTGGCCTCGGAGCTCAGAGTTCAGGGTTGGAACGTCAGAGAGCAAAGCGGTCGACTTGCCGCCCGACGGGGGGTTGTCGGTCGTGTTGGCCCTTTGCTGGTTCATACAGGTCTGGTCCTGCTCCTGATTGGAGCCGCCTGGGGTGCCCTGGCCGGGCAGCGACTGGAGCGCTTTCTCGCCCCTGGACGCTCACTTGATCTCCTGAGTCCAGCCGGCGAGAACAGGCTCAGCCTCACCCTTCAGG
Above is a window of Synechococcus sp. BIOS-U3-1 DNA encoding:
- a CDS encoding cytochrome c biogenesis CcdA family protein, with protein sequence MLNHALQQPGPLSLGAVLVVGALTSLGPCSLSLLPVTLAYLAGFESEQPGWKRSLAFCGGIVGALVMLGSLSGLLGGIYGQVPGLIPTLVALLAVVMGLNLLGVVRLPLPAGPDPNAWSRKVPAPLAPIAAGLAFGLAASPCTTPVLAVLLGWIASSGNAITGLLYLSSFGIGQVLPLLLAGSMAASLPKLMAMRSISQWIPSISGVVLLTIGTLTLLTRLV
- a CDS encoding FtsW/RodA/SpoVE family cell cycle protein; its protein translation is MSKRSRSSRQGTLRERQKTASESKPLWERCLPLDWSLWPAEARLLLTLTAIWSLAGLLVLASASWWVAAREQGEGAYYVKRQLVWMAASWSLMSFTASINLRRWLKLAGPALWIGCLLIAATLVMGTTVNGASRWLVIGPIQIQPSELVKPFVVLQAANLFAHWKRTGLDQKLLWLGSFGILVLLILKQPNLSTAALSGLLIWLMAFSAGLPLFQLFGTAIGGALLGTASILINEYQRLRVISFLNPWKDPQGDGYQLIQSLLAIGSGGIFGQGFGLSTQKLQYLPIQSTDFIFAVYAEEFGLVGSLLLLLFLMLIGYLGLRVALRCRSNQARLVAIGCAALLVGQSLMNVAVASGAMPTTGLPLPLVSYGGNSLLSSLMIVGLLIRCSLESTGLIGGRGQAQRLVSDRRRPRPNR
- the apcB gene encoding allophycocyanin subunit beta, which translates into the protein MQDAITNVINKSDVQGLYLDTASMTNLESYFASGELRVKAAATISANASAIIRDAVAKALLYSDITRPGGNMYTTRRYAACIRDLDYYLRYSTYAMLAGDTSILDERVLNGLKETYNSLGVPIGATVQAIQAMKEVTASLVGPDAGQEMGVYFDYICSGLGN
- a CDS encoding phycobilisome linker polypeptide → MRLFKVTACIPSPEKVRTQRELQNTFFTKWVPYNSWFAEQQRIQKQGGRIIKVELCTGGQQVNVGN
- a CDS encoding allophycocyanin, coding for MSIVSNSIINADAEARYLSPGELDQIKAFVSGGQRRLRVAQVLSESRERIVKTAGGQLFQKRPDVISPGGNAYGEAMTATCLRDMDYYLRLVTYGVVAGDVTPIEEIGVIGARELYRSLGTPLEAMAEAVREMKTVAMGILSGADAEEAGFYFDYVVGALA